One Nocardia huaxiensis genomic window, GTGAGGCATTCGTAGAGCACGCAGGCCAGCGAGTACACGTCGGAGCGCCCGTCGACCTGCCCGGTGAACCGTTCCGGCGCCATGTAGGCGGGCGTGCCGATCACCATGCCGGACAAGGTGATCGCCGATTGCCCGCTGCGGTGCGCGGTGCCGAAGTCGATGAGGTACGCGAACCTGTTGCGGGTCAGCAGAATATTGGAGGGCTTGACGTCGCGGTGGATGAGCCCGTTGCGATGCGCCTCGTCCAGCGCCGTGGCGGCCTGGGAGATGATGTCGACGGCCAGGGGCGGCGGCATGGGCCCGTTGCGTTTGAGTATCAGCCCGAGATCTGTCCCGTCGACGAATTGCATGTCGATGAACAGCCGGCCGTCTTCTTCGCCGAAGTTGTGGATGGACACCACATGTCGCCCGCGCAGCCGGGCCGCGGCGCGGGCTTCGCGCTGGAATCGTTCCCGATAGGTCGGTTCGGCCGCGAGGTCCGGTGCGAGCACCTTCAATGCGACCGTCCGGTCTGTCGTGCTGTCGTGCGCGCGCCACACCTGCCCGGTACCGCCACTACCGATGGGCGATTCCAGGCGGTATCGGCCGAACCACCTGTCCCCCATGAGAAGCCTTTCGTCGCTCTTCTCATGGGGAACTACCCGTTATGAGGGAAAGTGTTCAGGCCGGCTGGAGTTGACCCCGGGCGGCCTCGCGGGCGAGCAGCTTGTCGCGCTGCTCCTCGAACTTGAGCACATCGCCTTCGAGCTTCTCGACATAGGCGGCGAGCTGTTCCCGCGCGATCTCCCCGCGGGCTCCGAAGTCGTTGCGTTCGAAGATGTTCCAATTCTTGAGCACCGGCTGCACCACCTCTTCGAGGTGCTGGCGCAGGTCGTAGATGCCGTGCTTGGCCATCATGACGCCATTGCGCCGGAAGTTCGGCATGCCGTGCCCCGGCATGACGAAGTGCGTGAGCACCTTGGTGATGGCCTCCAGCGCCTGATCCGGCACCAGATCCAGCCCCGCCGCGCACATGGTCCGGTAGAAGATCATGTGCAGGTTCTCGTCGGCGGAGATGCGCTGCAGCATGCGGTCGGCGATGGGGTCGTTGCACACCCGCCCGGTATTGCGGTGCGAGATGCGGGTCGCCAGCTCCTGGAATGTCACATAGGCGACGTTCTCCAAGAACCCGCCCCAGTCGTCGGGGGAGGCGACGCCATTGGTCATGTGGATCATGCGCGCCTCTTCGAGGGCCACCGGGTCGACACCCCGGGTCACGACCAGGTAGTCGCGCATGACGATGCCGTGCCGGTTCTCCTCGGCGGTCCAGCGGCCGACCCAGGTGCCCCACGCGCCGTCCTGCGAGAAGTTCTCGGCGATCTCGCGGTGGTAGGAGGGCAGATTGTCCTCGGTCAGCAGATTGGTGATCATCGCGATCTTGGCGATCTCGCTCAGATTGGACTGCGAGGGGTCCCAGTCCTCCCCGCCCATGGCGGCGAAGTTACGTCCCTGATCCCATGGCACGTAATCGTGCGGGTGCCATTCCTTGGCCATCGACAGGTGGCGGTTGAGGTTCTGCTCCGCCACGGGTTCGAGTTCTCGGAGAATCTGGAGCTGGGTCAACTCTCGGGTCACACACGCCTCCTGTGTCATGCACGGGCTCTAGGGTGTTGCGCGGGACAGCTCGA contains:
- a CDS encoding acyl-ACP desaturase, translated to MTRELTQLQILRELEPVAEQNLNRHLSMAKEWHPHDYVPWDQGRNFAAMGGEDWDPSQSNLSEIAKIAMITNLLTEDNLPSYHREIAENFSQDGAWGTWVGRWTAEENRHGIVMRDYLVVTRGVDPVALEEARMIHMTNGVASPDDWGGFLENVAYVTFQELATRISHRNTGRVCNDPIADRMLQRISADENLHMIFYRTMCAAGLDLVPDQALEAITKVLTHFVMPGHGMPNFRRNGVMMAKHGIYDLRQHLEEVVQPVLKNWNIFERNDFGARGEIAREQLAAYVEKLEGDVLKFEEQRDKLLAREAARGQLQPA